The Stappia sp. genome window below encodes:
- the serS gene encoding serine--tRNA ligase, which yields MFDIKWIRDNAAAFDAGMARRGLEPQAAGLIALDDERRACVSSLQQAQERRNAASKEIGKAKASGDEAAAQALIDEVAKLKASLQAGEEQEREVSARLTDALSRLPNLPHDDVPDGADESANVEIRRVGTPPAFAFEAKEHFEIAGIAPGLDFERAARMSGARFVLLKGEIARLERALGQFMIDLQTREHGYMEVSPPLLVRDEALYGTAQLPKFAEDQFKTTDGRWLIPTAEVPLTNMVAEEILDEAALPMRVTALTPCFRSEAGSAGRDVRGMLRQHQFWKCEMVSVTTPEASLDELERMTACAEEVLKRLGLAYRVMVLSAGDMGFGARKTHDIEVWLPGQNAYREISSCSVCGDFQARRMNARYRPEGEKGLRFVHTLNGSGIAVGRALIAVLENYQNGNGTVTVPEALRPYMGGIETLGAR from the coding sequence ATGTTCGATATCAAGTGGATCCGCGACAATGCCGCGGCCTTCGACGCCGGCATGGCGCGTCGTGGCCTGGAGCCGCAGGCGGCCGGGCTGATTGCCCTCGACGACGAGCGCCGGGCCTGTGTGTCGTCGCTGCAGCAGGCCCAGGAGCGGCGCAACGCCGCCTCCAAGGAAATCGGCAAGGCCAAGGCGTCCGGCGACGAGGCGGCCGCGCAGGCGCTGATCGACGAGGTCGCCAAGCTCAAGGCCTCGCTGCAGGCAGGCGAGGAGCAGGAGCGTGAAGTGTCGGCGCGCCTCACCGATGCGCTCAGCCGCCTGCCGAATCTTCCCCATGACGACGTGCCGGACGGCGCGGACGAGAGCGCCAATGTCGAGATCCGGCGTGTCGGCACGCCGCCCGCCTTCGCCTTCGAGGCGAAGGAGCATTTCGAGATCGCCGGCATCGCACCGGGGCTCGATTTCGAGCGGGCCGCGCGGATGTCGGGCGCGCGCTTTGTCCTGTTGAAGGGCGAGATCGCCCGGCTGGAGCGGGCCCTCGGCCAGTTCATGATCGACCTGCAGACGCGCGAGCACGGCTATATGGAAGTGTCGCCGCCGCTGCTGGTGCGCGACGAGGCGCTCTATGGCACCGCGCAGCTTCCGAAGTTCGCCGAGGATCAGTTCAAGACCACGGACGGGCGCTGGCTGATCCCCACGGCGGAAGTGCCCCTCACCAACATGGTGGCCGAGGAGATCCTCGACGAGGCGGCGCTGCCGATGCGCGTGACCGCGCTCACGCCGTGCTTCCGCTCCGAGGCCGGCTCGGCGGGGCGCGACGTGCGCGGCATGTTGCGCCAGCATCAGTTCTGGAAGTGCGAGATGGTGTCGGTGACGACGCCGGAAGCCTCGCTCGACGAGCTGGAGCGCATGACGGCGTGCGCCGAGGAGGTCCTGAAGCGGCTCGGGCTCGCCTATCGGGTGATGGTGCTGTCGGCCGGCGACATGGGCTTCGGCGCGCGCAAGACCCATGACATCGAGGTCTGGCTGCCCGGTCAGAATGCCTATCGCGAGATCTCGAGCTGTTCGGTGTGCGGCGACTTCCAGGCGCGGCGGATGAACGCCCGGTATCGTCCGGAGGGCGAGAAGGGCCTGCGCTTCGTCCACACGCTCAACGGCTCCGGCATCGCGGTCGGGCGGGCGCTGATCGCCGTTCTGGAAAACTACCAGAACGGCAATGGAACCGTGACCGTGCCCGAGGCGCTGCGCCCCTACATGGGCGGGATCGAAACGCTCGGGGCTCGCTGA